The Candidatus Eremiobacteraceae bacterium genome has a segment encoding these proteins:
- a CDS encoding stage II sporulation protein M translates to FATIAPHGVIELSSIVIASAAGMLLAAGVLAPGRLRRIDALKRNAQRAGILILGVSSMLVVAGLIEGFYSPQRFPPVARLAMGAVTAVAMAWYFGFAGRTRSSNERGVLQSKSRDFTSI, encoded by the coding sequence CTTCGCCACGATCGCGCCGCATGGCGTCATCGAATTATCGTCGATCGTCATCGCAAGCGCAGCCGGGATGCTGCTTGCAGCCGGCGTGCTCGCACCCGGCCGGCTCCGGCGCATCGACGCCTTGAAACGCAACGCGCAACGAGCCGGCATTCTCATCCTCGGCGTGAGTTCGATGCTCGTCGTGGCTGGACTCATCGAAGGTTTTTATTCGCCCCAGCGTTTTCCGCCGGTCGCGCGTTTGGCGATGGGAGCGGTGACGGCCGTCGCGATGGCGTGGTACTTCGGCTTTGCCGGCCGGACGCGATCGTCAAACGAACGAGGCGTTCTTCAGAGCAAGTCGCGGGACTTCACGTCGATATAA